Genomic window (Chloroflexaceae bacterium):
CGCCAGGGCGATGCGGGTGTGGCCTGGAGCCGGCAGCGGGGCGCATTCTAGGATATAATAAGCGATAATGCGGTAAAAGCGTTAGCAGGTGGTTTCGGTGATGAGCAGCGCGGTGCACACGCAGATGAACAAACACAACCGTTGGCTCGTACCCCTGGCAGTTGCGATGGTAGTGGGGGCAATTGATCAGGCGACAAAGTGGTGGGTGGTGCGCACGCTGGGGCCGGAGACAATGACGAATTTCATCCCCCTGGTCGGTGATAGCATTCGCATTGCCTATTCCCACAACACCGGCGTAGCCTTCAGCCTGTTCCAGGGCCATCCAGAGTGGCTGATCGCCACTGCGTTGTTGATCGTCGCCGGAGCGATCGTGTTCTACCATACCCGGTTGCCCAATCATCGTCCGGGCATTCAGGTGATCATGGGTCTGATAATGGGCGGGGCGTTTGGCAACATCATTGATCGCGTGCGTCTGGGGTATGTGGTGGATTTTATCCAGGTCGGCTGGTGGCCGATCTTCAATGTTGCCGATAGTGCGATCACCACTGGCGCGGCCCTGCTGATGCTGCACTTCGCCCGCGAGGAACTGGCTCAGCGCCAGGCGCGCCGGGATCGACAAGCCCTGCCCCACCGGTAAAGCCGCCATGAGCGCCGTGGCTGACAGCCCTGCCATTCGTCGCTGGCTCCTTCCTTTTGCGCTGGCCCTTGCTGTGCTCGGCACGGATCAGATGAGCAAGCGCTGGGCCGTGGCCGCCCTCGGCCCCGAACCGCGCGACCGCACTATCGTGCTGATTGGCGACTGGTTTACCCTGGTCTACACCCGAAACACGGGCATTGCCTTCGGGCTGTTTCAGAGTTTGCCAGGGCTGTTTACCGTTACTTCCATCCTGATCACCATAGGCGCCGTGTACGCCTATGCCGTCTATCTGCCCAACTACTCCGCCTGGGTTCAGACCGCGATGGGGTTGATCGTCGGCGGAGCGGCGGGCAATATTCTCGACCGGCTGCGCTCTGGCTATGTGATTGACTTCATCAGTATTGGGTG
Coding sequences:
- the lspA gene encoding signal peptidase II, yielding MNKHNRWLVPLAVAMVVGAIDQATKWWVVRTLGPETMTNFIPLVGDSIRIAYSHNTGVAFSLFQGHPEWLIATALLIVAGAIVFYHTRLPNHRPGIQVIMGLIMGGAFGNIIDRVRLGYVVDFIQVGWWPIFNVADSAITTGAALLMLHFAREELAQRQARRDRQALPHR
- the lspA gene encoding signal peptidase II translates to MADSPAIRRWLLPFALALAVLGTDQMSKRWAVAALGPEPRDRTIVLIGDWFTLVYTRNTGIAFGLFQSLPGLFTVTSILITIGAVYAYAVYLPNYSAWVQTAMGLIVGGAAGNILDRLRSGYVIDFISIGWWPVFNLADSAVTIGVTMLAGYLIFIGDEPAPAPLPPPRDDRLLSELLSRDLE